A single region of the Grus americana isolate bGruAme1 chromosome 3, bGruAme1.mat, whole genome shotgun sequence genome encodes:
- the MYCN gene encoding N-myc proto-oncogene protein, with protein sequence MPGMVSKNPDLEFDSLQPCFYPDEDDFYLCGPDSAPPGEDIWKKFELLPTPPLSPSRAGLQEHPPGGGPVPWGGAALGGCRPADPLDWASELLLLPPEADLWGGSDGGDFFETGLGVTNNLNSIIIQDCMWSGFSAREKLERAVSEKLQGKAPTAPAPPPPQGAAAAGSPAAASGRTELGSAVPECVDPAVVFPFPVNKRETAGGRAGAAASGEAPRGGRLQRPAGDSRASSSSGDDTLSDSDDEDEEEEDEEEEIDVVTVEKRRSSSNKAVTTLTITVRPKNTTFPSVRTQQNELILKRCAPIHQQHNYAAPSPYMESEDAPPQKKLKTEVPRPVKPTIQPKSKSSSPRNSDSEDSERRRNHNILERQRRNDLRSSFLTLRDHVPELVKNEKAAKVVILKKATEYVHSLQAEEQKLLLEKEKLQARQQQLLKKIEYKRTC encoded by the exons ATGCCAGGAATGGTCAGTAAAAACCCAGACCTCGAGTTCGACTCTTTGCAGCCCTGTTTCTACCCGGACGaagatgatttttatttgtgcGGGCCGGACTCCGCTCCCCCCGGGGAGGACATCTGGAAAAAGTTTGAGCTGCTGCCCACCCCTCCTCTGTCTCCCAGCCGGGCCGGGCTCCAGGAgcaccccccgggggggggcccGGTGCCGTGGGGAGGAGCggccctggggggctgccgCCCCGCCGACCCCCTGGACTGGGCGTCcgagctgctcctgctgccccccgAGGCCGACCTGTGGGGCGGCTCGGACGGAGGGGACTTCTTCGAGACGGGCCTCGGCGTGACCAACAACCTCAACTCCATCATCATCCAGGACTGCATGTGGAGCGGCTTCTCCGCCCGCGAGAAGCTGGAGCGGGCCGTCAGCGAGAAGCTGCAGGGCAAGGCGCccaccgcccccgccccgccgccgccccagggggccgccgccgcgggcAGCCCGGCCGCCGCCAGCGGCCGCACGGAGCTGGGCAGCGCCGTGCCCGAGTGCGTGGACCCGGCCGTGGTCTTCCCCTTCCCCGTCAACAAGCGGGAAACGGCGGGGGGCCGcgccggggcggcggcgagcggcGAGGCTCCGCGGGGCGGCCGCCTGCAGCGCCCTGCCGGGGACAGCcgggccagcagcagctccgggGACGACACCCTCAGCGACTCGG atgatgaagatgaggaggaagaggatgaagaagaagaaatagatGTTGTGACAGTGGAGAAAAGACGCTCCTCCTCCAACAAGGCCGTTACCACCCTTACTATTACAGTGCGTCCTAAAAATACCACTTTTCCGTCAGTCAGGACACAGCAGAATGAACTGATTTTAAAGCGTTGCGCACCAATTCACCAGCAGCATAACTATGCTGCTCCTTCTCCGTACATGGAGAGTGAAGATGCTCCACcacagaaaaagttaaaaaccgAGGTGCCCCGTCCAGTAAAACCCACGATCCAACCAAAGTCTAAGAGTTCAAGTCCTCGAAACTCTGATTCAGAGGATAGTGAACGTCGACGCAACCATAATATCCTGGAGCGTCAACGGCGTAATGATCTGCGGTCAAGTTTCCTCACATTAAGGGACCATGTTCCAGAACTGgttaaaaatgagaaagctgCAAAAGTTGTGATCTTGAAAAAAGCCACTGAATACGTTCATTCCCTtcaggcagaggagcagaagttattgctagaaaaggaaaaattgcaaGCCAGACAACAACAATTGCTAAAGAAAATAGAATACAAGCGGACTTGctaa